The Gemmatimonadaceae bacterium genome includes a region encoding these proteins:
- a CDS encoding response regulator encodes MARRLLRRRKMTAERTAPQEPRGRVLVVDDDPDTLFIIPTCLEQAGYEAQVAADGLSALAAIRRQRPDVVILDLAMPLLSGPDVLAALKADRDTSDIPVIACTALAGTADVPALLEQGFSEVLLKPVDISTVKRAVEQACSRGATDTRHN; translated from the coding sequence GTGGCCCGCAGATTGCTGCGTCGTCGCAAGATGACTGCGGAGCGGACGGCGCCTCAGGAACCTCGCGGCCGGGTCCTCGTAGTCGACGATGACCCAGACACGCTGTTCATCATTCCAACGTGTTTGGAACAGGCGGGTTACGAGGCGCAGGTCGCGGCAGATGGTTTGTCGGCGCTCGCGGCAATCCGCCGTCAAAGGCCAGACGTCGTCATCCTCGACCTGGCGATGCCGTTGCTCAGCGGCCCCGACGTACTTGCCGCGCTCAAGGCCGATCGCGACACGAGCGACATTCCGGTCATCGCATGCACGGCGCTCGCGGGAACGGCCGACGTGCCCGCCCTCCTCGAGCAGGGTTTTTCCGAAGTCTTACTGAAGCCAGTCGACATATCGACGGTGAAGCGCGCGGTCGAACAAGCATGCAGTCGTGGGGCTACGGATACGCGCCATAACTAA
- a CDS encoding prolyl oligopeptidase family serine peptidase codes for MLHPTKHRNRGRIGAALRRSAILVTVTFGTAAAQGPSFTIDAALSAPFPSGLTAAPAGARLAWIFDAEGSRNIWVSEPGANGSFTSRQLTRYAGDIGVEIGTPAWSFDGLALVFERGGEPNPRDLPLGSTPSQIWTIALGDTAPRLIGEGSSPTPAPNANIIAYVARNSIMLAPLDGSGKPQIIVRDLGRDGSLAWAPDGKRIAFVSSRGDHNFVGVYDLGRKSITWLAPSVDRDVGPIWSPNGDRIAFIRIPQGAPGPFSSTRTAEPWSIWIADPATGKGHEIWHANAGTASRFYSLEGNSAFAWGADDRIVFPWEETGWVHLYSIAAAGGTPTLLTPGDFEVFSADLSPDRRRIVYSSNQDDLDHRHIWEVAVAGGTPTALTTGQTIADLAVFTSDGHSVAFLHADARSPMRPAVISQTGGRFGAVQDVAPQALPEDYPGATFVVPQPVIFRSPDGMMIHGQLFLPPGQSRGARHPALLFFHGGPYRQMLLGPNPMDAYSYMYAENQYFASRGYVVLSVNYRGGTGYGMNFRVPPDFGPSGASEFNDVLGGANFLKVRADVDAKRIGVWGGSYGGYLTALALARASDVFAAGVDYAGVHDWSGLLKVYAAAGAQSASDSLAWTSSPMSSIKRWHSPVLVIQADDDHNVPFNQSVLLTKALREQKVPNELIIIPNEIHDLLLHRSWLTYFHAQSDFLDKYLLR; via the coding sequence ATGCTTCACCCAACCAAGCATCGAAACCGCGGCCGCATCGGGGCCGCTCTCCGGCGATCCGCCATCCTCGTCACCGTAACCTTCGGGACCGCGGCAGCACAGGGGCCGTCGTTTACCATCGACGCCGCGCTCAGTGCACCGTTCCCCAGTGGACTGACGGCTGCACCGGCCGGTGCGAGACTCGCGTGGATCTTCGACGCCGAAGGCAGCCGCAACATCTGGGTCAGCGAACCGGGCGCGAACGGATCGTTCACGTCGAGACAACTGACGAGATACGCTGGTGACATCGGCGTGGAAATCGGGACGCCAGCGTGGAGCTTCGACGGCCTCGCACTCGTGTTCGAGCGCGGTGGTGAGCCGAATCCGCGCGATCTCCCACTCGGAAGCACACCATCGCAGATCTGGACGATCGCCCTCGGCGACACCGCACCGCGCCTGATTGGTGAAGGCAGCTCGCCGACGCCGGCGCCTAACGCCAATATCATCGCGTACGTGGCTCGGAACTCGATCATGCTGGCGCCCTTGGACGGTAGCGGAAAGCCGCAGATTATTGTTCGAGATCTCGGACGGGACGGCTCGCTCGCCTGGGCACCCGACGGCAAGCGCATCGCATTCGTGAGCAGCCGCGGCGATCACAATTTCGTCGGTGTGTACGACCTCGGACGCAAATCGATCACGTGGCTTGCGCCGAGCGTCGACCGAGACGTCGGTCCCATCTGGTCGCCTAACGGTGACAGGATCGCGTTCATCCGCATTCCTCAGGGCGCACCTGGTCCATTTTCATCGACCCGCACCGCCGAGCCGTGGTCGATCTGGATCGCCGATCCTGCGACCGGAAAGGGACACGAGATCTGGCACGCCAACGCCGGCACCGCGAGCCGCTTCTACTCGCTGGAAGGAAACTCGGCGTTCGCGTGGGGTGCGGACGACAGAATCGTGTTTCCGTGGGAAGAAACGGGTTGGGTGCACCTCTACAGCATCGCCGCTGCCGGCGGCACACCGACGCTGCTCACTCCCGGCGACTTCGAGGTGTTCAGCGCCGATCTCAGTCCGGATCGACGTCGCATCGTGTATTCGTCGAATCAGGACGACCTCGATCATCGGCACATCTGGGAGGTGGCGGTGGCAGGCGGAACGCCGACGGCCCTGACGACGGGGCAGACGATCGCGGATCTGGCGGTGTTCACGAGCGACGGCCACTCGGTCGCGTTCCTACACGCGGACGCCAGGAGTCCGATGCGACCAGCGGTGATCTCGCAAACGGGCGGTCGCTTCGGCGCCGTGCAAGACGTCGCGCCGCAAGCGCTTCCCGAGGATTATCCCGGTGCGACGTTCGTGGTGCCCCAGCCGGTGATTTTCCGCTCGCCCGACGGCATGATGATCCACGGCCAGCTCTTCCTGCCGCCCGGCCAATCGCGCGGCGCGCGTCACCCCGCACTGCTCTTCTTTCATGGCGGCCCGTATCGCCAGATGCTCCTCGGCCCGAATCCGATGGATGCGTACTCGTACATGTACGCGGAGAATCAGTATTTCGCGAGCCGCGGATACGTCGTGCTGTCGGTCAACTACCGAGGCGGCACGGGGTACGGCATGAATTTCCGCGTGCCGCCCGATTTCGGTCCGTCCGGAGCGAGTGAATTCAACGACGTGTTAGGCGGTGCGAACTTTCTCAAGGTAAGAGCAGACGTCGACGCCAAGCGCATCGGCGTCTGGGGTGGCAGTTACGGTGGCTATCTCACGGCGCTCGCGCTGGCACGCGCGTCCGATGTTTTTGCCGCCGGCGTCGACTACGCGGGTGTGCACGATTGGAGTGGTCTGCTCAAGGTCTACGCCGCTGCTGGGGCGCAATCCGCGTCGGACAGTCTGGCGTGGACGTCGTCGCCAATGTCATCCATAAAGCGGTGGCACTCGCCGGTGCTCGTGATCCAGGCGGACGACGACCACAATGTGCCGTTCAACCAGAGTGTTCTGCTGACGAAGGCGTTGCGTGAACAGAAGGTACCTAACGAGTTGATCATCATTCCGAACGAGATTCACGATCTGTTGCTCCACCGATCGTGGCTGACGTATTTCCACGCGCAATCGGATTTCCTGGACAAGTACTTGCTTCGGTGA
- a CDS encoding Clp protease N-terminal domain-containing protein produces the protein MGTEHLLLGLIRDGEGVGATALQNLNVELDEIQRRASDEELLHAGPSDELLTSL, from the coding sequence GTGGGGACCGAGCATCTCCTTCTCGGACTCATCCGAGATGGTGAGGGCGTCGGGGCCACAGCCCTGCAAAATCTCAACGTGGAGCTCGACGAAATTCAACGCAGAGCTAGTGACGAAGAACTTCTCCACGCCGGACCAAGCGATGAACTTCTTACTTCACTCTAA
- a CDS encoding carboxypeptidase-like regulatory domain-containing protein, with translation MMAKTAFALIAALSPAIEAQVIHGTVTSAVANGRVPGAVVLLRDSSLTYARALTSDSGTFTIGAGVPGRYYLRVMRIGFRPTESAAFDLRGDTTVALTLTDIPVVLPEVATRDRGDCHVHTDSTPAATATYALWEQAKTALFAAAITLEERDYRFTKVLHVRTYDTKHQQLRDVSLRELEAEGTAPWASLPAEKLRKDGYATEDDSGMTFFAPDLDVLLSPYFADEHCFRLTASRRPDPSELGLDFEPAHSPKHVEIRGTLWLDSATTELRALTFTYVNLPIDLSRGDTLLGGRVSFKRLATGAWILPNWNIRMPTPLRTLHTSAMRGLEPMPVSAGRRGRWRLTTDVVRVAGGDLRAVKRGDSTQTVLWRKETGTVRVFAALSADGNAKPAAGAIVRLVGSPYEADADAGAHVRFEQVLPGEYLFEATTALHEIIDAVPARVAVTAKPNEVVDARVNLIPLAAAAATVCQVDALEKDRAVVAGRVWFGDSTLVAHARVAVEWPGGDAHADTRDDGWFRICNVPTGTLLLVKASRGSELSTTTVTIAPGEIVQPLVLRLSR, from the coding sequence ATGATGGCGAAGACAGCCTTCGCGCTCATCGCGGCGCTCTCGCCGGCAATCGAGGCGCAAGTCATCCACGGCACGGTCACCTCCGCGGTCGCCAATGGCCGCGTCCCTGGGGCCGTTGTCTTGCTCCGCGATTCGAGTCTAACGTACGCGCGTGCCCTGACCTCCGATTCCGGCACCTTCACCATCGGCGCCGGCGTACCGGGACGATATTACCTCCGCGTTATGCGCATCGGTTTTCGTCCGACGGAGAGCGCCGCGTTCGACCTCCGTGGCGATACCACCGTCGCGCTCACGCTCACCGACATCCCAGTCGTCCTTCCTGAGGTCGCCACTCGCGATCGCGGCGACTGCCACGTCCACACCGACTCCACCCCGGCCGCCACCGCCACCTACGCCCTCTGGGAGCAAGCCAAGACCGCCCTCTTCGCCGCCGCCATCACGCTCGAGGAGCGCGACTATCGCTTCACCAAGGTCCTCCACGTCCGCACCTACGACACCAAGCACCAGCAGCTCCGTGACGTCAGCCTGCGCGAGCTCGAGGCCGAGGGTACCGCGCCGTGGGCGAGCCTCCCCGCCGAGAAGCTGCGGAAGGACGGCTACGCGACTGAGGACGACTCGGGGATGACGTTCTTCGCCCCCGACCTCGACGTCCTCCTCTCCCCCTACTTCGCCGACGAGCACTGCTTCCGCCTAACGGCGAGCCGACGTCCCGATCCGTCCGAGCTTGGCCTCGACTTCGAGCCCGCCCACTCTCCCAAGCACGTCGAGATCCGCGGCACCCTGTGGCTCGACTCCGCAACTACCGAGCTCCGGGCGCTCACGTTCACATATGTGAATCTCCCCATCGATCTCTCGCGAGGCGATACGCTCCTCGGCGGCCGCGTCAGCTTCAAGCGGCTCGCCACCGGTGCCTGGATCCTCCCGAACTGGAACATCCGGATGCCCACTCCGCTGCGCACGCTCCACACGTCCGCGATGCGCGGGCTCGAGCCCATGCCGGTGAGCGCGGGGCGCCGCGGACGCTGGCGACTCACGACCGATGTCGTCCGAGTCGCGGGCGGCGACCTCCGCGCGGTCAAGCGCGGCGACTCCACCCAAACAGTCCTCTGGCGAAAGGAAACGGGCACCGTCCGCGTTTTCGCCGCCCTCTCCGCTGACGGCAACGCCAAGCCCGCCGCCGGGGCCATCGTTAGGCTCGTCGGCTCGCCCTACGAGGCCGACGCCGACGCCGGCGCCCACGTCCGGTTCGAGCAAGTGCTCCCCGGCGAGTACCTGTTCGAGGCCACGACGGCACTCCACGAGATCATCGACGCCGTGCCCGCGCGCGTCGCCGTCACCGCCAAGCCTAACGAGGTTGTCGACGCGCGCGTCAATCTCATCCCGTTGGCCGCCGCCGCCGCGACCGTCTGCCAGGTCGATGCGCTGGAGAAGGACCGGGCGGTTGTGGCCGGACGCGTCTGGTTCGGCGACAGCACGCTCGTCGCGCACGCCCGTGTCGCCGTCGAATGGCCCGGCGGCGACGCCCACGCCGACACCCGAGACGACGGCTGGTTCCGCATCTGCAACGTCCCCACCGGCACGCTGCTCCTCGTCAAGGCGTCGCGCGGCTCCGAGCTCTCCACCACCACCGTTACGATCGCGCCGGGCGAGATTGTCCAGCCGCTCGTGCTGCGCCTGAGTCGTTAG
- a CDS encoding GNAT family N-acetyltransferase, giving the protein MSIPRDLAVRSYCEEDIPSVRNLIVELQDDMRRIDDRLASGESMADAYLEYLFEQCKTCVGRIFVVESDDTVVGFVCVLARVPHEGLDEPPGHYAFITDLIVRERFRLRGFGVALLDEAERWAKAAGATDLRIGVLSENAGAMRLYRRAGFKPYSEILAKQLG; this is encoded by the coding sequence ATGAGCATACCGAGAGATCTGGCCGTCCGGTCGTATTGCGAGGAGGACATCCCCTCGGTGCGCAACCTTATCGTCGAGCTTCAGGACGATATGCGCCGCATCGACGACCGACTTGCCTCGGGCGAGTCGATGGCCGACGCCTATCTCGAGTACCTCTTCGAGCAGTGCAAAACCTGCGTTGGCAGGATTTTTGTCGTCGAGTCCGACGATACGGTGGTCGGCTTCGTTTGCGTGCTGGCGCGCGTGCCTCACGAGGGACTCGACGAGCCGCCGGGACACTATGCATTCATCACGGATCTGATCGTCCGCGAGCGCTTTCGGCTGCGCGGCTTTGGTGTGGCGCTCCTCGACGAGGCCGAGCGCTGGGCAAAGGCCGCCGGCGCGACGGATCTCCGGATCGGTGTTTTGAGTGAGAATGCGGGCGCGATGCGTCTCTATCGGCGTGCCGGGTTCAAGCCGTATTCGGAGATCCTGGCAAAGCAGCTCGGCTAG
- a CDS encoding ABC transporter permease, whose product MRECELLQLLRRAPALGRYFTASEDAVPVGSPVVVLSYGYWQTHYEGIGAALGKTLSVEGTTFTIIGVAPDRFVGIADNVPPALFIPVTTFAGAVRRNNSNYYANYTGPALRVLVRRRPGTTLAAATADLTSADRRSAAAEAALDKGPTFDIAKLRAVAGPIQFQRGPMASHDARIIDWISGVSLIVLLIACANIANLMLARALQRQREIALRVVLGVGRMRLLAQLVTESVILATLGGLAGLAIAQGGSRILGSIFLRTNESVSVATDWRTLGFCAVVALTAAVVTGVAPIVHSGRAELALALKAGQREGTRQRSGLRSALLVLQGTLAVVLLVGAGLFVRSLRNVRALRFGYDVDPVMFVHDPGRRSRSRSAPTSPDGSRRGR is encoded by the coding sequence ATTCGCGAGTGCGAGCTACTTCAACTTCTTCGACGCGCCCCCGCCCTCGGCCGCTACTTCACCGCGAGCGAGGACGCCGTTCCCGTCGGCTCGCCGGTCGTCGTTCTCTCGTACGGCTACTGGCAGACGCACTACGAAGGGATCGGCGCAGCACTCGGGAAAACATTGTCGGTCGAGGGCACGACGTTCACAATCATCGGCGTCGCGCCCGATCGCTTCGTCGGCATCGCGGACAACGTACCGCCAGCCCTTTTCATCCCGGTCACGACCTTCGCGGGCGCGGTGCGCCGGAACAACTCCAATTACTACGCGAACTACACGGGGCCGGCACTTCGGGTGCTCGTCAGGCGCAGGCCGGGCACGACGCTCGCCGCGGCGACGGCAGACCTGACCTCGGCCGATCGCCGCAGCGCCGCCGCCGAAGCCGCCCTCGACAAAGGGCCGACTTTCGATATCGCTAAACTACGTGCCGTCGCCGGCCCCATACAGTTCCAGCGCGGACCGATGGCGAGCCACGACGCACGCATCATTGACTGGATCAGCGGCGTGTCGCTGATCGTGCTCCTCATCGCCTGCGCGAACATCGCCAACCTGATGCTGGCGCGGGCGCTGCAGCGCCAACGTGAGATCGCGCTCCGGGTCGTCCTCGGCGTCGGCAGAATGCGGCTTCTCGCCCAGCTCGTGACGGAGAGCGTGATCCTTGCGACGCTCGGCGGCCTCGCCGGGCTCGCGATCGCGCAGGGCGGTTCTCGGATTCTCGGGTCGATATTTCTCCGGACTAACGAGTCGGTCTCCGTCGCGACCGACTGGCGTACGCTGGGATTCTGCGCCGTCGTGGCGCTCACCGCGGCGGTCGTAACCGGTGTCGCGCCCATCGTTCACTCCGGCCGCGCGGAGCTCGCGCTCGCACTCAAGGCTGGCCAGCGTGAGGGAACGCGACAGCGCTCAGGGCTGCGCAGCGCATTGCTCGTGCTTCAAGGCACGCTCGCGGTGGTGCTGCTGGTCGGTGCCGGCCTCTTCGTGCGCAGCCTTCGCAACGTGCGCGCACTCCGCTTCGGCTACGACGTCGACCCGGTGATGTTCGTTCACGACCCGGGACGCCGCTCGCGGAGTCGGAGCGCGCCAACCTCGCCCGACGGCTCGAGGCGCGGTCGTTAG
- a CDS encoding BlaI/MecI/CopY family transcriptional regulator: protein MEISFTDREFDVMAVLWERGSGTVAEVRDALSDELAYNTVLTVLRTLQEKGYARPSVEGRAHRYYPTVTQHAAGKSALGRVLAKVFAGSSELLLTQLVSERAVDADELRRLRKLLDERLASLARRRPKS from the coding sequence ATGGAAATCTCTTTCACGGATCGTGAGTTCGACGTCATGGCAGTGCTCTGGGAACGCGGCAGCGGCACCGTTGCCGAAGTCCGCGACGCACTGAGCGACGAGCTCGCCTACAACACGGTTCTCACCGTGCTTCGGACCCTTCAAGAGAAAGGCTACGCGCGGCCGAGCGTGGAAGGTCGCGCGCATCGGTACTATCCCACGGTGACGCAGCACGCCGCGGGAAAGAGCGCGCTTGGTCGCGTGCTGGCGAAAGTCTTCGCCGGCTCGTCGGAACTGCTCCTCACGCAGCTCGTGAGCGAACGGGCAGTCGACGCCGATGAGCTGCGGCGCCTTCGGAAGTTGCTCGACGAGCGACTCGCATCACTCGCGCGGCGGCGCCCGAAATCATGA
- a CDS encoding FtsX-like permease family protein yields MPGVESASLALSVPFVDSWSLSLFVSGIDSVARLGRFTAQEGSPSYFHTTGTRILRGRGITIEDTKNSPKVMIVSEAMARALWPGRDAIGRCIRVRADTMPCTTVVGIAENVKDWSLTEGSGLQYYLPIEQNPAGSTDLIIFIRVRGKASDYVETVRRTLQPEMPGSAYVFVQPMTDVIGPQERSWQSGATMFVAFSGLALILAAIGLYGVIAFDVALRTHELGVRIALGAQVHDVLRLIVGAGVRFAAVGVMVGLALTLAGGRFVSPLLFGVSARDPWILGAVTALLFGVALAASAIPALRATRVDPNVALREE; encoded by the coding sequence ATCCCCGGTGTCGAGTCGGCATCGCTGGCGCTCTCAGTCCCCTTCGTGGACAGCTGGTCGCTCAGCCTATTCGTGAGCGGGATCGACAGCGTTGCGCGCCTCGGCCGCTTCACGGCTCAGGAGGGATCGCCATCGTACTTTCACACAACGGGTACGCGCATTCTTCGCGGCCGAGGCATCACGATCGAGGATACGAAGAACTCGCCGAAGGTGATGATCGTCAGCGAGGCGATGGCGCGCGCGTTGTGGCCCGGACGCGACGCGATCGGCCGGTGCATCCGCGTGCGCGCCGACACGATGCCCTGCACCACCGTCGTCGGCATCGCCGAGAACGTCAAGGATTGGAGTCTGACCGAGGGCAGCGGCTTGCAGTACTACCTGCCGATCGAGCAGAACCCAGCCGGGAGCACCGACCTGATCATCTTCATCCGCGTCCGCGGCAAGGCCAGCGATTACGTCGAGACGGTGCGTCGCACGCTCCAGCCGGAGATGCCGGGAAGCGCCTACGTCTTCGTCCAGCCGATGACCGACGTGATCGGTCCGCAGGAGCGAAGCTGGCAATCGGGGGCGACGATGTTCGTCGCGTTCAGCGGACTCGCACTGATTCTCGCGGCGATCGGGTTGTACGGCGTGATCGCGTTCGACGTCGCGCTGCGGACGCACGAGCTGGGCGTTCGCATCGCGTTAGGCGCGCAGGTGCATGACGTGCTGCGGTTGATCGTCGGCGCGGGCGTGCGCTTTGCCGCGGTCGGAGTGATGGTTGGTCTGGCCTTGACGCTCGCGGGTGGAAGATTCGTGTCCCCGCTCCTGTTCGGCGTCTCGGCGCGCGATCCGTGGATTCTCGGCGCGGTGACCGCGTTGCTGTTCGGCGTCGCGCTGGCGGCAAGCGCTATACCGGCGTTGCGGGCGACGCGCGTCGATCCGAATGTGGCGCTGCGGGAAGAATGA
- a CDS encoding ABC transporter permease, with product METLLQDIRVTLRAFRRAPGFPLTAIVTLALGIGATTAIFTTLSAVLLKPLPYPNAEDLYSLRTALTDGRVTTGLLSGAEIYRLNDPKLSIERAAGLQSFDATLLAADGTPSHVQVQAVSEGFFELFGLPMTAGGFSHDDFKVLPPPPPNAPPQPGPPPAIVISTRMWKQFYHSDPAVVGKPIHFAEFNSTVSGVAPRDFDIPHGADIWVAQPVPTTDVNHGQEGFMRLRHGTTIERAKGQMATVVGGLAADFPASDRNRVYVPRPLVDSIVGDLGPILIIVMSATGLLLLLACVNVANLLLARGAARAREMAVRAALGAGWGRLVRQLLTESMVLSVAGTIVGVALGALGLRALLAIGASKLPRLDAVQFDARVLLFSLAVLVVTGAIIGLAPALRLLRSDMKTLMNDSSRSASAGRGTTRWLMAMTVAEVALAIMLLAGAGWLVRGFANLRNTDIGFVTDKRLLFDASFLGPQFRTPAAVSQAQLDLLTAVRSVRGVAEAGLVSAYPMRGTLESSLLAQFHGEPFDAASAPGTRQRVVSAGLFTAMGTPLVKGRDFGSGDLPNTVRVAIVNRLFVDRYLKGRDPIGVQFSAGYPAPNPKNEVTIVGVVGDVRQKSLADPAEPTFYQPLTQFPLPRVTAVVSTSRSDPGAVERAIRAEVRKLNPTMALDFELASDLVGGTLRRQELGMALMLIFGSIAIVLAAVGIYGVVSYAGSLRREEMATRLALGASPRSVFLLVMRQGVILGLVGAALGIGLAYFSGQLISNRVYAIRASDPLILAIATLLITAITVLATTIPAARAARLNPASALQSE from the coding sequence ATGGAAACGCTGCTTCAGGACATCCGCGTTACACTCCGCGCCTTCCGCCGTGCGCCGGGATTCCCGCTCACGGCCATCGTCACACTAGCGTTAGGCATCGGCGCCACGACGGCAATTTTCACGACGCTGAGCGCTGTCCTTCTCAAGCCGCTCCCGTATCCAAACGCGGAGGACCTCTACAGCCTGCGAACGGCTCTCACGGACGGCCGTGTCACGACGGGGCTTCTGTCGGGCGCAGAGATCTACCGCCTGAACGATCCCAAACTCTCCATCGAGCGCGCGGCGGGACTCCAGTCGTTCGACGCGACGCTTCTCGCGGCAGATGGAACGCCCTCGCACGTGCAGGTTCAGGCGGTGAGCGAAGGGTTCTTCGAGCTGTTCGGTCTCCCGATGACCGCAGGTGGCTTCTCGCACGACGACTTCAAGGTACTCCCGCCACCGCCGCCCAATGCACCGCCGCAGCCCGGACCACCGCCGGCGATCGTGATCTCGACCCGGATGTGGAAGCAGTTCTACCACAGCGATCCCGCAGTGGTTGGGAAGCCGATCCACTTCGCCGAATTCAACTCGACCGTTTCCGGCGTCGCGCCGCGCGACTTCGACATTCCACACGGCGCCGACATTTGGGTTGCACAGCCAGTGCCGACCACCGACGTCAACCACGGGCAGGAAGGATTCATGCGCCTGCGACATGGGACGACGATCGAGCGCGCGAAAGGCCAGATGGCGACGGTCGTTGGCGGCCTCGCCGCCGACTTTCCCGCGTCGGACCGCAACCGAGTCTATGTCCCGCGGCCGCTCGTTGACTCGATCGTCGGCGATCTCGGGCCGATCCTGATCATCGTCATGTCGGCGACGGGGCTGCTCCTGCTCCTCGCATGCGTGAACGTCGCCAATCTGTTGCTCGCGCGCGGCGCGGCGAGGGCGCGCGAGATGGCCGTGCGGGCGGCGTTAGGCGCTGGATGGGGACGGCTGGTTCGCCAGCTCCTGACGGAGTCGATGGTCCTGTCGGTTGCCGGCACGATCGTCGGGGTCGCCCTTGGGGCGCTGGGTCTCCGCGCGCTGCTCGCGATCGGCGCGTCGAAGCTACCGCGTCTGGATGCGGTGCAATTCGATGCGCGCGTTCTGCTCTTCTCGCTCGCGGTGCTCGTCGTCACCGGCGCAATTATAGGGCTTGCTCCGGCGCTGCGCTTGCTGCGTAGCGATATGAAAACACTCATGAACGACAGCTCACGGTCGGCGAGCGCCGGCCGCGGCACGACACGCTGGCTCATGGCGATGACGGTGGCCGAAGTCGCGCTGGCAATCATGTTGCTCGCCGGCGCCGGCTGGCTCGTTCGCGGATTCGCGAATCTCCGCAACACGGACATCGGGTTCGTGACCGACAAGCGGTTGTTGTTCGACGCGTCGTTCCTCGGTCCGCAATTTCGCACGCCCGCCGCCGTGAGCCAGGCACAGCTCGATCTCTTGACGGCGGTGCGGAGTGTCCGCGGCGTCGCCGAGGCCGGGCTGGTCTCGGCGTATCCCATGCGCGGCACGCTCGAGAGCTCGCTGCTGGCGCAGTTCCATGGCGAACCGTTTGACGCGGCCAGTGCGCCGGGCACGCGCCAACGCGTCGTCAGCGCGGGACTCTTCACCGCGATGGGCACGCCGCTCGTCAAGGGTCGCGATTTCGGTTCAGGCGATCTCCCCAACACTGTACGGGTCGCGATCGTCAACCGCCTGTTCGTCGATCGCTACCTCAAGGGCCGAGACCCGATCGGCGTGCAATTCTCCGCTGGATATCCGGCGCCCAATCCGAAGAACGAGGTGACGATTGTCGGCGTGGTCGGCGACGTTAGGCAGAAGTCTCTCGCCGATCCCGCGGAACCCACTTTCTATCAACCGCTGACGCAGTTTCCGCTTCCGCGCGTGACCGCCGTCGTGTCCACGTCACGATCGGACCCGGGCGCCGTCGAGCGAGCCATCCGCGCCGAGGTACGGAAGCTCAACCCGACGATGGCGCTCGATTTCGAGCTCGCGTCGGATCTCGTCGGCGGCACACTCCGGCGGCAGGAGCTCGGGATGGCGCTGATGCTGATCTTCGGAAGCATCGCGATCGTGCTTGCGGCGGTTGGAATTTACGGAGTTGTCTCGTACGCCGGTTCGCTGCGGCGTGAGGAAATGGCCACACGTCTCGCCCTCGGCGCGTCGCCGCGCTCCGTGTTCCTGCTCGTTATGCGGCAAGGGGTGATACTCGGTCTCGTCGGTGCCGCGCTCGGAATCGGGCTGGCCTATTTCTCCGGCCAGCTCATCTCCAATCGTGTATACGCCATTCGCGCGTCGGATCCGTTGATCCTGGCAATTGCCACGCTGCTAATTACCGCGATCACAGTCCTGGCAACCACGATTCCCGCCGCTCGCGCCGCGCGGTTGAATCCAGCGAGTGCGTTACAATCGGAGTAG